A single region of the Populus nigra chromosome 2, ddPopNigr1.1, whole genome shotgun sequence genome encodes:
- the LOC133682601 gene encoding transcription factor bHLH77-like isoform X2, whose translation MERDKLFVSEGANTAATIWNSCSFGMEMQANELSCGPEKLANCFLNPNWDNSLDQSDPFESALSSIVSSPVASGANANANAIPNAGVGGDSFMIRELIGRLGNICNSGDILPQSFVNNNNNSTNTSCYSTPMNSPPKPNLSMMDSQMRGNLPIPGNSVVKHPGLAPFPADFVERAARYSCFGSNNPGGINKQFGLNESELINRLMPRVEPGKLSRVSSNNSMKVTVSQANVQESNKSSPQYGSLNSEKKFSRQSRPTTSENGDSREESSVSEQVPGGKLSMKSQNDANSRKRKSIPRGKAKETPSSSPSASDVKVAAENDESKAKRSKSDETNGSDKDTLKDKEEENGNQKQNKNNSKPPEPPKDYIHVRARRGQATDSHSLAERVRREKISERMKFLQDLVPGCNKVTGKAVMLDEIINYVQSLQRQVEFLSMKLSSVNPRMEFNMETLLSKDIFQSRGSMPHSLYPLDASTPVFPYGYQSQQGLALQNGMPSNAETQLSMNPLNAALRRNPSMHLPHLDGFGDPAALQASAMWEDDLQSVVQMGYGQNHQESFQGSVPSTHMKIEL comes from the exons ATGGAAAGAGATAAGTTGTTTGTGAGCGAGGGAGCCAACACAGCAGCAACCATTTGGAATTCTTGCAGTTTTGGAATGGAAATGCAAGCCAATGAGCTGAGTTGCGGTCCAGAGAAACTGGCCAATTGCTTTCTCAATCCCAATTGGGACAACTCATTGGATCAGAGCGATCCCTTTGAGTCTGCTTTGAGCTCCATTGTCTCATCACCTGTTGCATCAGGTGCCAACGCAAACGCCAACGCCATTCCTAATGCTGGCGTTGGTGGTGACAGTTTTATGATTAGAGAACTTATTGGAAGACTAGGAAACATTTGCAATTCTGGAGACATTTTACCACAATCTTTtgttaacaataataacaatagcaCTAACACTTCTTGCTATAGTACCCCAATGAATTCCCCTCCAAAGCCGAATCTTTCGATGATGGATTCACAAATGAGAGGAAATCTGCCAATTCCTGGAAACAGCGTAGTAAAGCATCCGGGTTTAGCACCATTTCCAGCTGATTTTGTAGAGAGGGCTGCACGATATTCTTGCTTTGGTAGCAACAATCCTGGAGGCATCAATAAACAATTCGGATTGAATGAATCCGAATTGATTAATAGGCTGATGCCACGAGTAGAACCTGGTAAGCTCTCGAGAGTTTCGAGTAACAATTCAATGAAGGTCACTGTATCGCAAGCAAATGTTCAAGAAAGCAACAAGAGCTCACCCCAGTATGGGAGTTTGAATTCTGAAAAGAAATTCAGTAGGCAGTCAAGGCCTACAACATCAGAGAATGGAGATTCCAGGGAAGAATCTTCAGTGTCTGAGCAGGTCCCAGGTGGGAAATTGAGCATGAAATCCCAGAATGACGCCAATTccaggaaaagaaaatcaattcccAGAGGAAAAGCCAAAGAAACTCCCTCTTCATCTCCATCTGCTTCTGATGTCAAG GTTGCAGCAGAGAATGATGAATCGAAGGCAAAAAGAAGCAAATCGGATGAAACTAATGGCAGTGACAAGGATACATTAAAGgacaaggaagaagaaaatggaaatcagaaacagaacaaaaataattcaaagccGCCAGAGCCACCAAAGGATTATATCCATGTCAGAGCCAGAAGGGGTCAGGCTACAGATAGCCACAGTCTTGCTGAAAGA gttagaagagagaaaatcagTGAAAGAATGAAGTTCCTCCAGGATCTTGTTCCCGGATGCAATAAG GTTACTGGGAAAGCAGTGATGCTTGACGAGATTATAAACTATGTACAGTCATTGCAGCGCCAGGTTGAG TTTCTGTCAATGAAGTTGTCATCTGTGAATCCGAGGATGGAGTTCAACATGGAAACTTTGTTGTCCAAGGAT ATTTTCCAATCCCGTGGATCTATGCCACATAGTCTTTATCCATTAGATGCCTCCACGCCGGTATTCCCTTATGGTTACCAATCCCAGCAAGGGTTAGCCCTGCAAAATGGCATGCCAAGCAATGCCGAAACCCAGCTCTCTATGAACCCATTAAATGCTGCGTTGCGGCGAAACCCGAGCATGCATTTGCCACACCTTGATGGTTTTGGTGATCCTGCTGCTCTTCAG GCCTCAGCCATGTGGGAAGACGACCTTCAAAGTGTTGTGCAGATGGGATATGGTCAGAATCATCAGGAGAGCTTTCAAG GCTCAGTGCCCTCAACTCACATGAAAATTGAGCTATAA
- the LOC133682601 gene encoding transcription factor bHLH78-like isoform X1, producing the protein MERDKLFVSEGANTAATIWNSCSFGMEMQANELSCGPEKLANCFLNPNWDNSLDQSDPFESALSSIVSSPVASGANANANAIPNAGVGGDSFMIRELIGRLGNICNSGDILPQSFVNNNNNSTNTSCYSTPMNSPPKPNLSMMDSQMRGNLPIPGNSVVKHPGLAPFPADFVERAARYSCFGSNNPGGINKQFGLNESELINRLMPRVEPGKLSRVSSNNSMKVTVSQANVQESNKSSPQYGSLNSEKKFSRQSRPTTSENGDSREESSVSEQVPGGKLSMKSQNDANSRKRKSIPRGKAKETPSSSPSASDVKVAAENDESKAKRSKSDETNGSDKDTLKDKEEENGNQKQNKNNSKPPEPPKDYIHVRARRGQATDSHSLAERVRREKISERMKFLQDLVPGCNKVTGKAVMLDEIINYVQSLQRQVEFLSMKLSSVNPRMEFNMETLLSKDIFQSRGSMPHSLYPLDASTPVFPYGYQSQQGLALQNGMPSNAETQLSMNPLNAALRRNPSMHLPHLDGFGDPAALQLEFYSSGLSHVGRRPSKCCADGIWSESSGELSRLSALNSHEN; encoded by the exons ATGGAAAGAGATAAGTTGTTTGTGAGCGAGGGAGCCAACACAGCAGCAACCATTTGGAATTCTTGCAGTTTTGGAATGGAAATGCAAGCCAATGAGCTGAGTTGCGGTCCAGAGAAACTGGCCAATTGCTTTCTCAATCCCAATTGGGACAACTCATTGGATCAGAGCGATCCCTTTGAGTCTGCTTTGAGCTCCATTGTCTCATCACCTGTTGCATCAGGTGCCAACGCAAACGCCAACGCCATTCCTAATGCTGGCGTTGGTGGTGACAGTTTTATGATTAGAGAACTTATTGGAAGACTAGGAAACATTTGCAATTCTGGAGACATTTTACCACAATCTTTtgttaacaataataacaatagcaCTAACACTTCTTGCTATAGTACCCCAATGAATTCCCCTCCAAAGCCGAATCTTTCGATGATGGATTCACAAATGAGAGGAAATCTGCCAATTCCTGGAAACAGCGTAGTAAAGCATCCGGGTTTAGCACCATTTCCAGCTGATTTTGTAGAGAGGGCTGCACGATATTCTTGCTTTGGTAGCAACAATCCTGGAGGCATCAATAAACAATTCGGATTGAATGAATCCGAATTGATTAATAGGCTGATGCCACGAGTAGAACCTGGTAAGCTCTCGAGAGTTTCGAGTAACAATTCAATGAAGGTCACTGTATCGCAAGCAAATGTTCAAGAAAGCAACAAGAGCTCACCCCAGTATGGGAGTTTGAATTCTGAAAAGAAATTCAGTAGGCAGTCAAGGCCTACAACATCAGAGAATGGAGATTCCAGGGAAGAATCTTCAGTGTCTGAGCAGGTCCCAGGTGGGAAATTGAGCATGAAATCCCAGAATGACGCCAATTccaggaaaagaaaatcaattcccAGAGGAAAAGCCAAAGAAACTCCCTCTTCATCTCCATCTGCTTCTGATGTCAAG GTTGCAGCAGAGAATGATGAATCGAAGGCAAAAAGAAGCAAATCGGATGAAACTAATGGCAGTGACAAGGATACATTAAAGgacaaggaagaagaaaatggaaatcagaaacagaacaaaaataattcaaagccGCCAGAGCCACCAAAGGATTATATCCATGTCAGAGCCAGAAGGGGTCAGGCTACAGATAGCCACAGTCTTGCTGAAAGA gttagaagagagaaaatcagTGAAAGAATGAAGTTCCTCCAGGATCTTGTTCCCGGATGCAATAAG GTTACTGGGAAAGCAGTGATGCTTGACGAGATTATAAACTATGTACAGTCATTGCAGCGCCAGGTTGAG TTTCTGTCAATGAAGTTGTCATCTGTGAATCCGAGGATGGAGTTCAACATGGAAACTTTGTTGTCCAAGGAT ATTTTCCAATCCCGTGGATCTATGCCACATAGTCTTTATCCATTAGATGCCTCCACGCCGGTATTCCCTTATGGTTACCAATCCCAGCAAGGGTTAGCCCTGCAAAATGGCATGCCAAGCAATGCCGAAACCCAGCTCTCTATGAACCCATTAAATGCTGCGTTGCGGCGAAACCCGAGCATGCATTTGCCACACCTTGATGGTTTTGGTGATCCTGCTGCTCTTCAG CTAGAATTTTATTCTTCAGGCCTCAGCCATGTGGGAAGACGACCTTCAAAGTGTTGTGCAGATGGGATATGGTCAGAATCATCAGGAGAGCTTTCAAG GCTCAGTGCCCTCAACTCACATGAAAATTGA